Proteins from a single region of Hypomesus transpacificus isolate Combined female chromosome 9, fHypTra1, whole genome shotgun sequence:
- the chd5 gene encoding chromodomain-helicase-DNA-binding protein 5 isoform X2, protein MPGSLSNEDEAQDEMDFEDEIPDEDEEGGRGPVPLAALDSFFSDDEDSLKQQKKKKPKKMKEGKMTKVKKRKKEAGVQGLGPVGGGACSDQEEALEREEEEERPEGGSGSESSSYAPTKKKKKKPREKKEKKPKRKKREEEEDDDDDDDDGNMKEPKLSSQLMEEWGLEDVQHAFTEQDYRTLTNYKAFSQFLRPLIAKKNPKIPMSKMMTVLGAKWREFSANNPFKGSSATAVAAAVAAAVETVTVAPPITVSQPSSQPGPIRKAKTKEGKGPGVRKRNKTPKEGKKKPKPKKTKSKSGQSGKKKKALSSEEDFLEESDFDDISIHSACVLSDTSAAAKKKAARKGRKKRKREDGDGYETDHQDYCEVCTQGGEIILCDTCPRAYHLVCLEPELEKAPEGTWSCPHCEKEGIQWEAKDEEEEEEDPAGDEEDDHMEFCRVCKDGGELLCCDTCPSSYHIHCLNPPLPEIPNGEWLCPRCMCPPLKGKVQRILHWTWGDPPLPAEVPCGPDGEPADPLARPPLKGHPERELFVKWAGLSYWHCSWVNELQLELYHTVMYRNYQRKNDMDEPPPYDYGSGEEELNNEKRKSKDPQYAIMEERFYRYGIKPEWMVIHRVINHSFDKDGDVHYLIKWRDLPYDQCTWEVDDFDVPEYDSHKQAYWDHREQILGEDHRPLVVRKGKRAKEEHPKREIPPDAPIIDPTIKFEHQPWYINATGGTLHPYQLEGLNWLRFSWAQGTDTILADEMGLGKTVQTIVFLYSLYKEGHSKGPYLVSAPLSTIINWEREFEMWAPDFYVVTYTGDKDSRAVIRENEFTFEDSAVKTGRKVFRMKKDTAIKFHVLLTSYELITIDQAILGSISWACLVVDEAHRLKNNQSKFFRILNGYKIYYKLLLTGTPLQNNLEELFHLLNFLTPERFNNLDGFLEEFADISKEDQIKKLHDLLGPHMLRRLKVDVFKNMPAKTELIVRVELSPMQKKYYKFILTRNFEALNSKGGGNQVSLLNIMMDLKKCCNHPYLFPVAAVEAPVLPNGSYDGNMLVKSSGKLTLLQKMLRKLKDEGHRVLIFSQMTKMLDLLEDFLEHEGYKYERIDGGITGGLRQEAIDRFNAPGAQQFCFLLSTRAGGLGINLATADTVVIYDSDWNPHNDIQAFSRAHRIGQNRKVMIYRFVTRASVEERITQVAKRKMMLTHLVVRPGLGSKTGSMSKQELDDILKFGTEELFKDEMEAARAMGRHPMSDLIKDGEEGSVIHYDDNAISKLLDRSQDATEDTEIQNMNEYLSSFKVAQYVVKDEDEGEEEVQREIIKQEENVDPDYWEKLLRHHYEQQQEDLARNLGKGKRIRKQVNYNDTTQEDQDNQSEYSVGSEDEDEDFEERPEGGRRQSRRQLKSERDKPLPPLLARVGGNIEVLGFNARQRKAFLNAIMRWGMPPQDAFNSHWLVRDLRGKSEKEFRAYVSLFMRHLCEPGADGAETFADGVPREGLSRQHVLTRIGVMSLVRKKVQEFEHVNGKLSTPDLIPLGLELKKLTESLSSEPSTPQPATPAATPQPGTPVPPEKTESTSGSAEDKDTPEPDSKKATGTETAVSVESSSGTEKAPDSDDPKASPEDQSAEDKERTDTPSSTPTDTPANPKESPSKPTEPSSNQTSPKADACKEPEKISEKGGDGDPPQSKPKEKEPKPGSEEVKSEDPPEGRVNGEKEGQEEAEEGVRTEEKNGCKARFMFNIADGGFTELHTLWQTEERAALSSGKMYDIWHRRHDYWLLAGIVTHGYARWQDIQNDPRYAILNEPFKTEMHKGNYLEMKNKFLARRFKLLEQALVIEEQLRRAAYLNMTQDPSHPAMALNTRFAEVECLAESHQHLSKESLAGNKPANAVLHKVLNQLEELLSDMKADVTRLPNMLSRIPPVSARLQMSERSILSRLTSRGNEPPPQQPFPQGSYSCSQMYSSTFGGGFRGPGGGAMVNYSQMPLGPYVSVSNGPPPPSSHLDKKSADSLRDVATPEQKAAKPSDVICIED, encoded by the exons ATGCCGGGGTCGCTAAGCAATGAAGACGAGGCACAGGACGAAATGGATTTTGAAGACGAAATACCag ATGAGGACGAGGAAGGGGGGCGCGGCCCCGTGCCCCTGGCGGCGCTGGACAGCTTCTTCTCAGACGACGAAGACTCCCTCAaacagcagaagaagaagaaacccAAAAAGATGAAAGAAGGGAAGATGACCAAAGTGAAGAAACGGAAAAAGGAG GCAGGGGTCCAGGGCCTGGGCCCTGTAGGGGGCGGAGCCTGCAGTGACCAGGAAGAGGccttggagagggaggaggaggaggagcggccGGAGGGGGGCTCGGGGAGCGAGAGCAGCAGCTACGCCCccaccaagaagaagaagaagaaacccagggagaagaaagagaagaagcccaaacggaagaagagagaagaggaggaggacgatgacgatgatgacgacGACGGGAACATGAAG GAGCCCAAGTTGTCGAGTCAGCTGATGGAGGAGTGGGGTCTGGAGGATGTCCAGCACGCCTTCACCGAGCAGGACTACCGCACCCTCACCAACTACAAGGCCTTCAGCCAGTTCCTcag gcCGCTGATAGCCAAGAAGAACCCCAAGATCCCCATGTCGAAGATGATGACCGTGCTGGGCGCCAAGTGGCGGGAGTTCAGCGCCAACAACCCTTTCAAAGGCTCCTCTGCCACCGCCGTGGCCGCCGCCGTGGCCGCCGCCGTGGAAACCGTCACCGTGGCCCCGCCCATCACTGTCAGCCAACCCAGCTCCCAGCCAGGGCCAATCAGAAAAGCCAAAACCAAAGAGGGGAAGG GTCcaggagtgaggaagaggaacaAGACGCcgaaggaggggaagaagaaGCCCAAACCCAAGAAGACCAAGTCCAAGTCAGGCCAGAGTGGCAAGAAGAAGAAAGCCTTGTCC AGTGAGGAGGACTTCCTGGAGGAGTCGGACTTTGATGACATCAGCATCCACAGTGCCTGCGTGCTGTCTGACACCTCGGCAGCAGCCAAGAAGAAGGCGGCTCGCAAGGGGCGCAAGAAGAGGAAAC GGGAGGACGGGGATGGCTATGAGACGGACCACCAGGACTACTGCGAGGTGTGTACACAGGGTGGGGAGATCATCCTGTGTGACACCTGCCCCAGGGCCTACCACCTGGTGTGTCTGGAGCCCGAGCTGGAGAAGGCTCCGGAGGGCACCTGGAGCTGCCCACACTGC gagaAGGAGGGCATCCAGTGGGAGGCcaaggacgaggaagaggaagaggaggatccTGCTGGAGACGAAGAGGATGACCACATGGAATTCTGCCGAGTGTGCAAGGATGGTGGAGAGCTACTCTGCTGTGACACCTGCCCGTCGTCCTATCACATCCACTGCCTGAACCCACCCCTCCCTGAAATACCCAATGGGGAGTGGCTCTGCCCACGCTGCATG tgcCCCCCTCTAAAAGGGAAGGTCCAGAGAATTCTCCACTGGACGTGGGGGGACCCCCCCTTGCCGGCGGAGGTGCCCTGTGGCCCTGACGGGGAGCCCGCCGACCCCCTGGCCAGACCCCCCCTGAAGGGACACCCAGAGAGGGAGCTGTTTGTCAAGTGGGCTGGGCTGTCTTACTGGCACTGCTCCTGGGTCAACGAGCTGCAG ctggaGCTGTACCACACAGTGATGTACCGGAACTACCAGAGGAAGAACGATATGGACGAGCCCCCGCCCTATGACTACGGCTCCGGGGAGGAGGAGCTCAACAAcgagaagaggaagagcaaaGACCCACAGTACGCCATCATGGAGGAGAGGTTCTACCGCTACGGGATCAAGCCAGAGTGGATGGTCATCCACAGAGTGATCaatcacag CTTTGATAAGGATGGGGATGTGCACTACCTGATCAAGTGGAGAGACCTGCCTTATGACCAGTGCACCTGGGAGGTGGATGACTTTGACGTCCCAGAGTACGACAGCCACAAGCAAGCCTACTGGGACCACAG GGAGCAGATTCTTGGTGAGGATCatcgccccctggtggtgagGAAAGGAAAGCGAGCCAAAGAGGAGCACCCCAAGAGAGAGATCCCCCCTGATGCTCCCATTATCGAC CCCACCATCAAGTTTGAGCACCAGCCGTGGTACATCAATGCCACGGGGGGCACCCTGCACCCGTACCAGCTGGAGGGGCTGAACTGGCTGAGGTTCTCCTGGGCTCAGGGCACCGACACCATCCTGGCAGACGAGATGGGCCTGGGCAAGACCGTCCAGACCATCGtcttcctctactctctctacaAGGAG ggccacTCCAAGGGCCCATACCTGGTGAGCGCCCCCCTGTCCACCATCATCAACTGGGAGCGGGAGTTTGAGATGTGGGCTCCAGACTTCTACGTGGTCACCTACACCGGTGACAAGGACAGCAGGGCGGTCATCAGGGAGAACGAGTTCACCTTTGAGGACTCGGCGGTCAAGACCGGACGCAAAGTGTTCCGCATGAAG AAAGACACGGCCATCAAGTTCCACGTGCTGCTGACGTCCTACGAGCTGATCACCATCGACCAGGCCATCCTGGGCTCCATCAGCTGGGCCTGCCTGGTGGTGGACGAGGCCCACCGCCTCAAGAACAACCAGTCCAAG TTCTTCAGGATCCTGAATGGGTATAAGATCTACTACAAGCTGCTGCTGACTGGAACACCTCTGCAGaacaacctggaggagctgttCCACCTGCTCAACTTCCTCACCCCAGAGAGGTTCAA TAACCTGGATGGCTTCCTGGAGGAGTTTGCAGACATCTCTAAGGAGGACCAGATCAAGAAGCTCCACGACCTGCTGGGGCCTCACATGCTGAGGAGGCTGAAGGTGGACGTGTTCAAGAACATGCCGGCCAAGACCGAGCTCATCGTCAGGGTGGAGCTCAGCCCCATGCAGAA GAAGTACTACAAGTTCATCCTGACGCGGAACTTTGAGGCCCTCAACTCCAAGGGAGGGGGGAACCAGGTGTCTCTGCTCAACATCATGATGGACCTCAAGAAGTGCTGCAACCACCCCTACCTGTTCCCTGTGGCTGCTgtg GAAGCTCCAGTGCTGCCCAATGGCTCCTATGATGGGAACATGCTGGTCAAGTCCTCAGGCAAACTGACCCTCCTTCAGAAGATGCTGAGGAAACTCAAAGATGAAGGCCACCGAGTCCTTATCTTCTCCCAG ATGACCAAGATGCTGGACCTTCTGGAGGACTTCCTGGAGCATGAGGGTTACAAGTATGAACGCATCGATGGAGGGATCACTGGAGGCCTGAGACAGGAGGCTATAGACCGCTTCAatg CGCCAGGTGCCCAGCAGTTCTGCTTCCTGCTGTCCACACGAGCAGGAGGGTTGGGCATAAACCTGGCAACCGCAGACACCGTCGTCATCTACGACTCCGACTGGAACCCTCATAATGATATCCAG GCGTTCAGCAGGGCTCACCGTATTGGCCAAAATAGGAAGGTGATGATCTACCGCTTTGTGACGCGCGCCAGCGTGGAGGAGAGGATCACCCAGGTGGCCAAGAGGAAGATGATGCTgacccacctggtggtgaggCCAGGCCTGGGCTCCAAGACGGGCTCCATGTCCAAGCAGGAGCTGGACGACATCCTCAAGTTTGGCACGGAGGAGCTGTTCAAGGATGAGATGGAGGCTGCCAGGGCCATGGGCAGGCACCCTATGA gCGACCTAATCAAGGACGGCGAGGAAGGCAGCGTGATCCACTACGACGACAACGCCATCTCCAAGCTGCTGGACCGCAGCCAGGACGCCACGGAGGACACGGAGATCCAGAACATGAACGAGTACCTCAGCTCCTTCAAGGTGGCCCAGTACGTGGTCAAAGACGAGGacgagggagag gaggaggTGCAGCGGGAGATCATCAAGCAGGAGGAGAACGTGGACCCAGACTACTGGGAGAAGCTCCTGAGGCACCACTacgagcagcagcaggaggaccTGGCCCGCAACCTGGGCAAGGGCAAGAGGATCCGCAAGCAGGTCAACTACAACGACACCACCCAGGAGGACCAAG ACAATCAGTCCGAGTACTCCGTGGGCTCCGAGGACGAGGATGAAGACTTCGAGGAGAGGCCTGAAG GGGGGCGCAGGCAGTCACGCAGGCAGCTGAAGAGTGAAAGGGACAAGCCTCTACCACCCCTACTGGCGCGCGTGGGAGGCAACATCGAG GTGCTGGGCTTCAACGCTCGTCAGAGGAAGGCTTTCCTCAACGCCATCATGCGCTGGGGCATGCCCCCTCAGGATGCCTTCAACTCCCACTGGCTGGTCCGGGACCTGCGGGggaagagtgagaaagagttCAG gGCCTATGTGTCACTGTTCATGAGGCATCTGTGTGAGCCAGGCGCCGACGGGGCCGAGACGTTTGCCGACGGCGTCCCGAGGGAGGGGCTGTCTCGCCAGCACGTCCTCACCAGGATCGGAGTCATGTCCCTGGTCAGGAAGAAG GTGCAGGAGTTTGAGCATGTGAATGGGAAGCTGAGTACTCCAGACCTGATTCCTCTGGGTCTGGAGCTGAAGAAACTGACCGAGAGCCTGTCGTCTGAACCGAGCACCCCCCAGCCTGCCACCCCTGCTGCCACCCCCCAGCCTGGCACCCCCGTGCCACCAG AGAAGACAGAGTCTACCTCCGGGTCTGCAGAGGACAAGGACACCCCAGAACCTGACAGCAAGAAAGCCACTgggacagag ACTGCTGTCAGTGTAGAATCGTCCAGTGGGACGGAGAAGGCCCCCGACAGCGATGACCCCAAGGCCAGCCCAGAGGACCAATCAGcagaggacaaggagaggacagacacgccctcctctacacccacagacacacccgCCAATCCTAAAGAGTCCCCGTCCAAACCCACCGAGCCTTCGTCCAATCAAACCTCACCAAAAG CTGACGCCTGTAAGGAGCCAGAGAAGATctcagagaaggggggggacggCGACCCTCCCCAGTCCAAACCCAAGGAGAAGGAGCCCAAGCCAG GTtcggaggaggtgaagagcgAGGACCCCCCCGAGGGCCGTGTGaacggagagaaggaggggcaggaggaggcggaggagggggtccGAACAGAGGAGAAGAACGGCTGCAAAGCCAGGTTCATGTTCAACATCGCAGATGGAGGTTTCACAG AGCTGCACACCCTATGGCAAACCGAAGAGAGAGCAGCGCTGTCATCAGGGAAGATGTACGATATCTGGCACCGTCGCCATGACTACTGGCTACTGGCCGGCATTGTCAC TCATGGTTATGCCCGCTGGCAGGACATCCAGAATGACCCACGTTATGCCATCCTCAACGAGCCCTTCAAGACGGAGATGCACAAAGGCAACTACCTGGAGATGAAGAACAAGTTCCTGGCACGACGCTTCAAG CTCCTGGAGCAGGCCCTGGTGATCGAGGAGCAGCTTCGCAGGGCGGCCTACCTCAACATGACCCAGGACCCCTCCCACCCGGCCATGGCCCTCAACACGCGCTTCGCTGAGGTGGAGTGCCTGGCTGAGTCCCACCAGCACCTGTCCAAGGAGTCCCTGGCTGGAAACAAACCCGCCAACGCAGTGCTGCACAAAG TGCTAAaccagctggaggagctgctgagCGACATGAAGGCGGACGTGACGCGCCTGCCCAACATGCTGTCCAGGATCCCTCCAGTATCGGCCCGACTGCAGATGTCTGAGAGGAGCATCCTCAGTCGCCTCACCAGCCGGGGCAACGAGCCCCCGCCACAACAG cctttCCCTCAGGGCTCCTATAGTTGTTCCCAGATGTACAGCAGTACTTTTGGGGGCGGGTTTAGAggaccagggggaggagccatggTCAACTACAGCCAGATGCCGTTGGGCCCTTACGTCAGCG TGTCCAACGGgcctccgcccccctccagcCACCTGGACAAGAAGTCAGCTGACTCATTAAGGGACGTGGCCACGCCCGAACAGAAGGCCGCGAAGCCCAGTGATGTCATCTGCATCGAGGACTAG